In a genomic window of Fibrobacter sp. UWH4:
- a CDS encoding phosphoenolpyruvate carboxykinase (GTP) — protein sequence MSLTLNDIKHPKISTWVNEMIAMCEPDNVVVVDGTQEEYDALMQKCVKAGLATKLAKKENCYLFRSLPSDVARVESRTFISSVKEEDAGPTNHWIDPSELKQTMRKLYKGCMHGRTMYVIPFCMGPLGSPISKNGIEVTDSEYVVLNMDIMTRAGKKVLDIFNADPNADFVPCLHSVGKPLRECESDNGIWPCADVEYKYITQFPEERLIWSYGSGYGGNALLGKKCFALRIATVLARDEGWLAEHMLILKLTNPKGEVKYVTGAFPSACGKTNLAMLIPTIPGWKVETIGDDIAWMKFGKDGRLYAINPEAGFFGVAPGTSAESNKNALISAEKNTIYTNCALTEDGDVWWEGIGYPAKGKLVDWKGKTRDALPKDKAPKGEEMAHPNARFTAPAKQCPCIAKEWEDPAGVPISAILFGGRRPSTIPLVHQSLSWNHGVFLGSIVGSEITAASTIDASQVGKIRRDPFAILPFCGYNMGDYFKHWIEIGQKSTEDKLPKIFYVNWFRKDANNEKLPGGFMWPGYGDNSRVLAWIFDRCNGVDNAVETPIGYMPKEGAINTDGLADYYKETLPQITKVDVEGWKKELADVKENHYPKFGKHLPKELSEIIDMIQDRLNKA from the coding sequence ATGAGTCTTACTCTTAACGATATCAAGCACCCGAAGATCAGTACTTGGGTGAATGAAATGATCGCCATGTGCGAACCGGACAACGTCGTTGTCGTTGACGGCACCCAGGAAGAATACGATGCCCTCATGCAGAAGTGCGTCAAGGCCGGCCTCGCCACAAAGCTTGCCAAGAAGGAAAACTGCTACTTGTTCCGTTCTCTTCCGTCTGACGTGGCCCGCGTCGAATCCCGTACCTTCATTTCCTCTGTGAAGGAAGAAGATGCAGGTCCGACCAACCACTGGATCGACCCGTCTGAACTTAAGCAGACGATGCGTAAGCTCTACAAGGGTTGTATGCACGGTCGTACCATGTACGTGATCCCGTTCTGCATGGGCCCGCTCGGCTCCCCGATTTCTAAGAACGGTATCGAAGTCACGGACTCCGAATACGTCGTTCTCAACATGGACATCATGACTCGCGCCGGCAAGAAGGTTCTCGATATCTTCAATGCAGACCCGAACGCTGACTTCGTTCCGTGCCTCCACTCCGTTGGTAAGCCGCTCCGCGAATGCGAAAGCGACAACGGCATCTGGCCCTGCGCTGACGTTGAATACAAGTACATCACTCAGTTCCCCGAAGAACGCCTCATTTGGTCCTACGGTTCGGGCTACGGTGGAAACGCCCTTCTCGGTAAGAAGTGCTTCGCTCTCCGTATCGCTACCGTTCTCGCTCGCGACGAAGGCTGGCTCGCTGAACACATGCTCATCCTCAAGCTCACCAACCCGAAGGGCGAAGTCAAGTACGTGACTGGCGCATTCCCGTCTGCTTGCGGTAAGACGAACCTCGCCATGCTCATCCCGACTATCCCGGGCTGGAAGGTCGAAACCATCGGTGACGACATTGCATGGATGAAGTTTGGTAAGGATGGCCGTCTCTACGCTATCAACCCGGAAGCCGGCTTCTTCGGCGTTGCTCCGGGCACCTCTGCAGAATCCAACAAGAACGCTCTTATCTCTGCAGAAAAGAACACCATTTACACCAACTGCGCCCTCACTGAAGACGGCGACGTGTGGTGGGAAGGCATCGGCTACCCGGCTAAGGGCAAGCTCGTTGACTGGAAGGGCAAGACCCGTGACGCTCTCCCGAAGGACAAGGCTCCTAAGGGCGAAGAAATGGCTCACCCGAACGCTCGCTTCACCGCTCCGGCCAAGCAGTGCCCGTGCATTGCTAAGGAATGGGAAGATCCGGCAGGCGTGCCTATCTCTGCAATCCTCTTCGGTGGCCGTCGTCCGTCCACCATTCCTCTGGTCCACCAGTCCCTCAGCTGGAACCACGGCGTGTTCCTCGGCTCCATCGTGGGTTCCGAAATCACCGCTGCCTCTACGATTGACGCCTCTCAGGTCGGTAAGATCCGTCGCGACCCGTTCGCCATCCTCCCGTTCTGCGGCTACAACATGGGCGACTACTTCAAGCACTGGATCGAAATCGGTCAGAAGTCCACTGAAGACAAGCTTCCGAAGATCTTCTACGTGAACTGGTTCCGCAAGGATGCCAACAACGAAAAGCTTCCGGGTGGCTTCATGTGGCCGGGTTACGGCGACAACAGCCGCGTGCTCGCTTGGATCTTCGACCGCTGCAACGGTGTTGACAACGCTGTCGAAACTCCGATCGGTTACATGCCGAAGGAAGGCGCCATCAATACTGATGGTCTCGCTGACTACTATAAGGAAACTCTCCCGCAGATCACGAAGGTTGACGTGGAAGGCTGGAAGAAGGAACTCGCTGACGTTAAGGAAAACCACTATCCGAAGTTCGGCAAGCACCTCCCGAAGGAACTCTCCGAAATCATCGACATGATCCAGGATCGTCTGAATAAGGCATAA
- a CDS encoding FISUMP domain-containing protein — MSYKLFIGLALTILCACSDDTSSTKPSPEEPENASSSSIQENNSLSSSSITAIESSSSVEVTSSAEESMSSSEDFVLSSDSAPVSSSSKVTASNYDPVTGILTDERDGETYKTAKIGTQVWMGENLRFVVEKGENSCQHFDNDISDSIAKKFGRHYSWIAAAQLPCEYDTLWAFSGDNSIIKEPHQGICPSGWHIPTRDEWQTLLSTVPLQSILSTEWKKTLHGYEGTDDYGFSLNRGRFEVEDYQEFLILNERAIDKNYSIAIYHDENPVHLVTSPKFYSGAYLRCLMD; from the coding sequence ATGAGTTACAAACTATTTATAGGACTTGCTCTAACAATTTTGTGCGCATGCAGTGACGACACCAGCTCAACTAAGCCTTCTCCCGAAGAACCAGAAAATGCATCTTCTAGTTCCATACAAGAAAACAATTCTCTCAGTTCTAGTTCCATAACTGCAATAGAAAGTTCTTCAAGTGTAGAAGTAACCAGTTCTGCCGAAGAGTCAATGTCTTCTTCAGAAGACTTCGTTCTATCCAGCGATTCTGCACCGGTTTCTAGTTCCAGCAAGGTAACAGCCAGTAACTACGACCCAGTAACGGGGATTCTTACTGATGAGCGCGATGGGGAAACCTATAAGACTGCAAAGATCGGAACCCAAGTATGGATGGGCGAAAATTTGAGATTTGTTGTAGAAAAAGGAGAAAACTCCTGCCAACACTTTGATAATGACATTTCTGATTCTATCGCAAAAAAATTTGGACGTCACTACTCATGGATTGCTGCTGCTCAGCTTCCTTGCGAGTATGACACCCTATGGGCATTCTCAGGCGACAACTCAATTATTAAGGAACCTCATCAGGGAATCTGTCCCAGTGGTTGGCACATACCAACACGCGATGAATGGCAAACTCTACTGAGCACGGTTCCTCTACAAAGTATTCTGTCTACCGAATGGAAAAAAACTTTGCATGGCTATGAGGGAACCGATGATTACGGATTTTCCCTCAATCGTGGTCGATTTGAGGTTGAGGACTACCAGGAATTCCTCATTCTTAACGAGCGGGCCATTGATAAAAACTATAGTATAGCAATTTACCATGATGAGAACCCGGTTCATTTAGTGACTTCGCCCAAATTTTATAGTGGCGCTTATCTTCGTTGCTTAATGGACTAA
- a CDS encoding polymer-forming cytoskeletal protein — protein sequence MNKLNVFLSILALSLWTNSFSSDVAGAFNKYMSPEGGINPMSGTVALQKEIASISVGHVGANFTLSYSGNVFKDVETQNKDVSSGIVGLGWSLGRAQIVCDCKENSFLDDDIYYLITAEGNRYKIFDQTKWLGNFGTKSSTSEEYWVIEGNPYWKIERVVGQHVDPGHADVIWKYVKGWRITDTEGIVHTYGDIDEVNSLYAPTPNATEYDLIWLKPYEQEVVTLIPQLGNKTPQVKRNKNYYALGIMENALGGESSFYPVAWNLSTEQDVEGNSLTYKYDQILEGLSGTIRKSDDDPFEFWSSDSKYTKETYLTDVYASDGGHVKFTYENKGEGEFEGEYKDDQGDEFEIDSHDMFKEKIVRKFLAQVEMFAPPKSKKDDNPIGKVTFCYSPLQPRTSFVKRLLNSIRFYNKDQQEIDFENYEYYTKVQDATTIDGVKTAYPLGALYSIKGKKCGWVEYSYWKESMGRGHVEELELKKIFGQGVLEDGTNYLVGNNKNDKLEIYTRLLGRWVKSPHELAKGIDEVRIGDAGWFLALDTNGEKKPAYVYQWNGKEWRTVSTPTQYTTKFDSPLDFSDQKVRKLLTGPDYVLSYELDDEGGWGWNDGYLKVDIKWSKWAGTENQSFTINKVDDNDGSGHRIIPLKNHILIVYQKGETLCSGNCLAYKVYNFINGTFIEGQSFGSDLDSENDIVLNNNTLIDAGEGTHFYNYSRVHLYNWNGEKYNRQLKYAFSNTDPADVPAIGDNYYVVRYSDKRFIRIFDFNGSTWSSGYFNKLLKSWSLNSKYYWTGVGGNDFIITTRAYQRKWYTTMHREARVKLIHKKLGTWSDISYDELGNSEHRHFIAGNDWFLEHGKYLSAWIWDGKNWVQEDLKSELDGYKTENIYSLGGNMFAASAPDKGKTKIFYKVNNSFKKSAGAYLVREKKILEPVTDQTISYLYSFLSSTKSTNIIDYDPISNTPLMDVMKVELPNGAGIAERYLCQPSYDGSKENVAVGNVCREVMRGKLNTGIISETRTSFVRDRKNEDLYPVYVDKPSKIVQISRGIKTVTKNTYSKKNGMIQKIEKHIGNRTTEEVYKYLNDFAPTTESGKEILKTIENQNRINVMAGSYSCIPNCNTGMIVSATANGFEKINSQYVITSSWKYAPKKKESRSKVESEIANIAFNGGTTNGNWEPQSHNSRYLNKQVVETEEGPRKIKVASFLENKENGKMFGNAANCGIDEGLMLSGENCNVANWSNCKFEEFSGGYAPDIKEGKELSDYGRFSKKALKLNTQTTLIGTIAKPRKEAYKFSAWMQLTKSNDKLNVSVDGKLFSWDTKPEDLKNAGKWQYIEKIFDMSETSKKKIYLSTSSTSSIYLQDVRILPLKATSTASFWNDEWDKIQTTVDNRGIGSYVKFDNLGRELETYSETAEGDVYLASKTTIVDGNCSAYPNGSDLLKSLKLNGNSVDIPTNGKLSKTYSLSEISVPVEFETLGPNDRFKFSLVPFNADDVWQSPPCCAKLTFPVISFSETKSWMLKIDVEPYGSNVYEFTIKKKENDWVEYGDMTGFANGILPKYQDNFDSSSVLYKDKFSYLRSASFDGNKWEVNDDALFTETVSEFYPASGNKASSSYTYLAYISDGSSFFRYPKVFYKTNSKWNPYNDSQQKIQVNDVKIVEDANKNLVMIYNRELYISDELGENGLPNTELDNSLRAKVWNKSKNDFEDLGSTPVFDKYNTTADLSNKNVSVALGNITEYKTGVIEDGEVFASDITVGPYNKLYVAYLANSKMLSNDELKNSTKNDENSIDALAYSVPFVYIKQLYEASETPSGKQIWAAVSQKNGTPVSYGDVLSWSDNLFDAIDNVKRFKLASDGTDLYLAVMYEMSTSDDEDDENSEVYTVLTVFKGEIKSNYNVNGQTYNRYLKWTTLKDNSINTVYHAKNLDKEREIIAYLNDNDDFDFEVRKLLNDKTVPFIMFRTADNHDDISVISYKDNRWLSIGNPAFAKPQMQQGSTDLGVNKDGNPFVVFQSNNYKQKNRLVGMHYNAKDALDLTLSAFETTDKNFNSSCAFRQYILYYKSKVTGDDFTFKITPKTVSNVKEIQLYNSNGWNKTITDYTSNISIPIADHWNDIEIKIVGTDESSLTYMLKLYKEPPSNPVYGIVSDMAVGSIRPIGFNSYQLDILPTVNDPNLKTIVFDIHFKNGWTLIWGGKEYVAPTTIPILKDELPMKATFKNEKGEEVSLTIRDVTYLDPTFDPSKESWFDPNDEYGGNGGSGGGSGNGGSGSGGSGGGSGNYNDPGIGIVNTDISENVPDVIRSIANAKIYSTGSLALADRVTVSGNIFAGSVVNFGVTTTNNNNIYSGNSVVLRNNAIVNGIYYVNNLELQDGAKYNSATKLSSLVVPVIPTYMVSYGTSDVLVESLQTRNLSAGSYRDFTARNESNIHFEAGDYYFRSFYADSKVNMTFAPGTRIWIAENLRIGNENKLQHNGKIGDLFIYVGQNASIETKVYLNAVVVAPNADVRIPSGGYVRGYIYAKSLDVQPDCTIE from the coding sequence ATGAATAAACTAAATGTTTTTTTATCCATCCTCGCCCTTTCATTATGGACAAATTCTTTTTCGTCAGATGTTGCAGGAGCGTTTAACAAGTACATGAGTCCAGAGGGTGGCATAAATCCGATGTCCGGTACTGTTGCCTTGCAAAAAGAGATTGCTTCTATTTCTGTTGGTCATGTTGGAGCCAATTTTACACTATCCTATTCTGGAAATGTCTTTAAGGATGTCGAAACTCAGAATAAAGATGTTTCTTCGGGCATAGTCGGTTTGGGTTGGTCGTTAGGGCGAGCTCAAATTGTTTGTGATTGTAAAGAAAATTCTTTTTTAGATGATGATATTTACTATCTCATTACAGCTGAGGGAAATCGTTATAAAATTTTTGATCAAACAAAATGGCTTGGCAATTTTGGTACAAAATCATCTACAAGCGAAGAATATTGGGTTATTGAAGGAAACCCGTATTGGAAAATTGAACGTGTTGTTGGTCAACATGTTGATCCGGGTCATGCAGATGTTATATGGAAGTATGTGAAGGGATGGAGGATAACGGATACCGAAGGTATAGTGCATACCTATGGTGATATTGATGAAGTTAACTCCCTGTATGCTCCAACACCGAATGCAACTGAGTATGACCTTATATGGTTAAAACCGTATGAACAAGAGGTTGTTACTTTAATCCCTCAGCTAGGAAATAAAACGCCCCAAGTGAAAAGAAATAAGAATTATTATGCACTGGGAATTATGGAAAATGCTCTTGGCGGCGAATCTTCTTTTTATCCGGTTGCATGGAATCTTTCAACAGAACAAGACGTAGAAGGAAATTCGCTTACTTACAAATACGACCAAATCTTAGAAGGCCTTAGTGGGACTATAAGAAAGAGCGACGATGACCCTTTTGAATTTTGGAGCTCTGACTCAAAATATACTAAAGAAACTTATCTTACAGATGTTTACGCATCTGATGGTGGTCATGTAAAATTTACATATGAAAATAAGGGCGAGGGCGAATTTGAAGGTGAATACAAGGATGATCAAGGAGATGAATTCGAAATTGATTCGCATGATATGTTTAAAGAAAAAATTGTACGCAAGTTCTTGGCTCAAGTTGAGATGTTTGCTCCCCCAAAATCTAAAAAAGACGATAATCCTATTGGCAAAGTCACATTTTGTTATTCCCCCTTGCAACCGAGAACTTCTTTCGTCAAGCGTCTGTTGAATTCTATTCGGTTCTATAATAAGGATCAACAAGAAATTGATTTTGAAAATTATGAATACTATACCAAAGTTCAAGACGCAACAACAATAGATGGTGTTAAAACCGCCTACCCGCTAGGCGCTCTTTATAGCATAAAAGGAAAAAAATGTGGCTGGGTTGAGTATTCGTATTGGAAAGAATCCATGGGAAGAGGACATGTTGAAGAACTTGAATTGAAAAAAATTTTTGGTCAAGGTGTACTTGAAGATGGCACAAATTATTTGGTCGGTAATAATAAAAATGATAAATTGGAAATCTACACTAGATTGCTAGGACGCTGGGTCAAATCCCCTCATGAACTTGCAAAAGGAATTGATGAAGTTCGTATAGGAGATGCAGGCTGGTTTTTAGCTTTAGATACAAATGGAGAAAAGAAGCCTGCTTATGTATATCAATGGAATGGTAAAGAGTGGAGAACTGTATCGACGCCAACTCAATACACTACTAAATTTGATTCTCCGCTTGATTTTTCAGATCAAAAGGTCAGAAAACTTTTGACTGGCCCAGATTATGTTCTTAGTTATGAACTGGATGATGAAGGAGGTTGGGGCTGGAATGATGGTTATTTGAAAGTGGATATCAAATGGAGCAAATGGGCCGGTACAGAGAATCAATCTTTTACGATTAATAAAGTTGATGATAATGATGGGTCTGGTCACAGAATCATTCCTTTGAAAAACCATATTTTGATTGTATATCAAAAAGGTGAAACATTGTGTTCAGGGAACTGTCTCGCATATAAGGTTTATAATTTTATAAACGGTACTTTTATTGAAGGTCAATCTTTTGGGAGTGATCTTGATTCGGAAAATGATATTGTATTGAACAACAATACATTAATTGATGCTGGTGAAGGAACTCATTTTTATAACTATTCTAGAGTGCATTTATATAATTGGAATGGTGAAAAATATAATCGACAATTAAAATACGCTTTTAGTAATACAGACCCGGCCGATGTACCTGCTATAGGGGATAATTACTATGTTGTCCGTTATTCAGACAAAAGGTTTATAAGAATCTTTGATTTTAATGGAAGTACTTGGTCTTCTGGATACTTTAATAAACTTTTAAAATCCTGGAGTTTAAACAGCAAGTATTATTGGACTGGTGTTGGTGGTAATGATTTTATTATAACAACAAGAGCTTATCAAAGAAAATGGTACACTACAATGCACCGTGAAGCTCGAGTAAAGCTTATTCACAAAAAACTGGGTACATGGAGTGATATTTCTTATGATGAATTGGGAAATTCCGAGCACAGGCATTTTATAGCAGGTAACGATTGGTTCTTAGAACATGGAAAATATCTTTCTGCATGGATTTGGGACGGCAAAAATTGGGTTCAAGAAGATCTTAAATCAGAATTGGATGGTTATAAAACGGAAAATATTTATTCCCTTGGCGGAAATATGTTTGCCGCTTCAGCCCCAGACAAAGGTAAAACAAAGATTTTCTATAAGGTGAATAATTCTTTCAAAAAATCTGCCGGTGCATATCTAGTTCGCGAAAAGAAAATTTTGGAACCTGTGACAGACCAAACGATTTCTTACTTGTATAGTTTCTTGTCTAGTACAAAATCCACGAATATCATTGATTATGATCCAATTTCAAATACTCCCTTGATGGATGTTATGAAGGTTGAACTACCCAATGGTGCTGGCATTGCGGAACGCTATCTTTGCCAACCTTCTTATGATGGATCCAAGGAAAATGTAGCCGTTGGCAATGTTTGCCGCGAAGTCATGCGTGGTAAACTCAATACTGGTATTATTTCTGAAACACGTACTTCTTTTGTACGAGACCGTAAAAATGAAGACTTATACCCTGTATATGTAGATAAACCTTCCAAAATCGTTCAAATTTCTAGGGGCATAAAGACTGTTACAAAAAATACCTATTCTAAAAAGAATGGTATGATTCAGAAAATTGAAAAGCATATTGGCAATCGTACGACTGAGGAAGTTTATAAATACTTGAATGATTTTGCACCGACAACGGAATCGGGAAAAGAAATTCTCAAAACTATAGAGAACCAAAACAGAATTAACGTGATGGCGGGAAGTTATTCATGTATTCCGAATTGCAATACTGGTATGATTGTATCGGCAACTGCAAATGGCTTTGAAAAAATAAATAGTCAGTATGTTATAACGTCCTCCTGGAAATATGCTCCAAAGAAAAAGGAATCTAGATCAAAAGTTGAGTCTGAAATCGCAAACATTGCTTTTAACGGTGGAACGACAAATGGTAATTGGGAACCGCAATCTCATAATTCAAGGTATCTCAACAAGCAAGTTGTTGAAACCGAAGAAGGACCGAGAAAAATCAAAGTCGCATCTTTCCTTGAAAATAAAGAAAATGGTAAAATGTTTGGTAATGCAGCAAATTGTGGCATTGATGAAGGTTTGATGCTTTCTGGTGAAAATTGTAATGTGGCTAATTGGTCAAATTGTAAGTTTGAAGAATTTTCTGGAGGTTATGCTCCCGATATCAAAGAAGGAAAGGAGCTATCTGATTATGGTCGCTTTTCTAAAAAAGCTCTGAAATTGAACACGCAAACGACTCTTATTGGTACAATTGCAAAACCAAGGAAGGAAGCATATAAGTTCTCTGCTTGGATGCAATTGACAAAAAGTAATGATAAATTGAATGTATCCGTTGATGGAAAACTTTTTTCATGGGATACAAAACCCGAAGATCTGAAAAATGCTGGCAAGTGGCAATATATTGAAAAGATCTTTGATATGTCTGAAACATCTAAAAAAAAAATTTACTTAAGCACATCCTCGACATCTTCGATTTATTTGCAAGATGTGCGCATTCTTCCATTGAAGGCAACTTCTACAGCCTCTTTTTGGAATGATGAATGGGACAAGATTCAAACGACGGTTGATAATCGTGGAATTGGTTCTTATGTTAAATTTGATAATTTGGGCAGAGAACTTGAAACTTACTCCGAAACCGCTGAAGGCGATGTCTATTTGGCATCGAAAACAACTATTGTTGATGGTAATTGCTCGGCTTATCCCAATGGTTCCGATTTATTGAAAAGCCTTAAATTGAATGGCAATTCTGTTGACATTCCGACAAACGGAAAACTTTCTAAAACATATTCGCTGTCAGAAATTAGTGTGCCTGTTGAATTTGAAACGCTTGGTCCTAATGACAGATTTAAGTTTAGCTTGGTACCGTTTAATGCAGATGACGTTTGGCAATCTCCTCCATGCTGTGCAAAATTGACATTTCCTGTGATTTCTTTTTCAGAGACTAAGTCTTGGATGCTAAAGATAGATGTTGAACCTTATGGTAGCAATGTATATGAATTCACAATCAAGAAAAAAGAAAATGATTGGGTCGAATATGGCGATATGACAGGCTTTGCAAATGGTATCTTGCCCAAATATCAAGACAACTTCGATTCTTCTTCTGTTCTTTATAAGGACAAATTTAGTTACTTGCGCAGCGCTTCGTTTGACGGAAATAAGTGGGAAGTTAATGATGACGCTCTATTTACAGAAACGGTTTCTGAATTTTACCCCGCATCTGGCAATAAGGCTTCATCTTCATACACATATTTAGCATACATTTCTGATGGAAGTTCCTTCTTTAGGTATCCGAAGGTGTTCTATAAAACAAACTCTAAGTGGAATCCCTATAACGATTCCCAACAGAAAATACAGGTAAATGATGTTAAAATTGTTGAAGATGCAAATAAAAATCTTGTGATGATTTATAACAGGGAGTTGTATATTTCTGACGAACTTGGCGAAAACGGGCTCCCGAATACAGAATTGGACAACTCTTTGCGTGCAAAAGTTTGGAATAAATCTAAGAATGATTTTGAAGATTTAGGCTCAACGCCCGTATTTGATAAATACAATACTACAGCAGATCTTTCAAACAAAAATGTTAGCGTTGCTCTTGGAAATATTACTGAATATAAAACCGGAGTGATTGAAGATGGTGAAGTGTTTGCATCTGATATTACTGTTGGTCCATATAACAAGCTATACGTAGCTTACTTGGCTAATTCTAAAATGCTTAGTAATGATGAACTAAAGAATTCAACTAAAAATGACGAGAATTCTATAGATGCTTTGGCATATTCAGTTCCGTTTGTTTATATCAAGCAGCTTTATGAAGCCTCTGAAACTCCGAGTGGAAAGCAGATTTGGGCTGCGGTAAGTCAAAAGAATGGAACTCCGGTTTCTTATGGAGATGTACTTTCTTGGTCTGACAATCTTTTCGATGCAATTGATAATGTTAAGAGGTTTAAACTTGCTTCTGACGGCACAGATTTGTATTTGGCAGTGATGTATGAAATGAGTACTTCTGATGATGAAGATGACGAAAATTCTGAAGTTTATACAGTATTGACCGTGTTTAAGGGAGAAATCAAATCTAATTATAATGTGAATGGTCAGACTTATAATCGTTATTTGAAGTGGACCACATTGAAGGATAACTCCATCAATACGGTTTATCACGCAAAGAATCTTGATAAAGAAAGAGAAATTATTGCGTACCTTAATGACAATGATGACTTCGACTTTGAAGTTCGGAAGCTCCTCAATGATAAAACAGTTCCGTTTATAATGTTTAGAACGGCTGACAACCATGATGACATTTCTGTAATTTCTTACAAAGATAATCGTTGGCTTTCCATTGGAAATCCTGCTTTTGCAAAACCGCAAATGCAGCAAGGAAGTACTGATCTGGGCGTGAACAAGGACGGAAACCCATTTGTCGTATTCCAATCTAATAATTACAAACAAAAAAATCGTCTTGTCGGCATGCATTATAATGCAAAGGATGCTCTTGATCTTACTCTCAGTGCGTTTGAGACAACCGATAAGAACTTTAATTCTTCTTGTGCATTTAGACAATACATTCTTTATTACAAATCTAAGGTAACTGGTGATGATTTTACATTTAAGATTACTCCAAAGACTGTGTCTAATGTCAAGGAAATCCAATTGTATAATTCAAATGGGTGGAATAAGACTATTACTGATTACACCAGCAATATTTCGATTCCAATTGCGGATCATTGGAATGATATAGAAATTAAAATTGTTGGAACTGATGAAAGTTCGCTTACCTATATGTTGAAACTTTACAAGGAACCTCCTTCTAATCCAGTTTATGGAATTGTAAGTGACATGGCTGTAGGATCGATCAGACCCATTGGTTTTAATTCCTATCAATTGGATATTCTTCCGACAGTAAATGATCCAAACCTTAAAACAATTGTCTTTGACATTCATTTCAAGAATGGTTGGACACTGATTTGGGGTGGTAAAGAATATGTCGCACCGACAACAATTCCAATTCTGAAGGATGAACTTCCGATGAAAGCGACATTTAAAAATGAAAAGGGTGAAGAGGTCTCCTTGACTATTAGAGATGTGACTTATTTGGATCCTACATTTGATCCGTCTAAAGAGAGTTGGTTCGATCCAAATGATGAATATGGCGGAAATGGTGGCTCCGGTGGAGGCTCCGGAAATGGTGGCTCTGGAAGTGGCGGTTCTGGTGGTGGATCAGGAAACTATAATGATCCTGGAATAGGAATTGTTAATACAGATATTTCTGAAAATGTTCCTGATGTTATTCGTTCAATTGCGAATGCAAAGATTTATTCTACTGGAAGTCTTGCTCTTGCTGATCGTGTGACTGTAAGCGGAAATATTTTTGCAGGATCTGTTGTCAATTTTGGAGTAACAACCACAAATAACAATAATATCTATTCTGGCAACTCTGTTGTTCTTAGAAATAATGCTATTGTAAATGGCATCTACTATGTAAATAATCTTGAATTACAAGATGGGGCCAAGTATAATTCGGCAACTAAGCTTAGTTCCCTTGTTGTACCAGTTATTCCTACATATATGGTTAGTTATGGTACAAGTGATGTGCTTGTTGAGTCTCTGCAGACAAGAAATCTCTCCGCAGGATCGTATAGGGATTTTACTGCTAGAAATGAGTCAAATATTCATTTTGAGGCGGGTGATTATTACTTCAGGTCCTTCTATGCAGATTCGAAAGTTAACATGACTTTTGCTCCTGGCACGAGAATTTGGATTGCTGAAAATCTAAGAATCGGTAATGAAAATAAACTTCAGCATAATGGTAAGATTGGCGACCTCTTCATTTATGTTGGCCAAAATGCCTCTATTGAAACAAAAGTGTATTTGAACGCGGTAGTTGTGGCTCCGAATGCAGATGTGAGGATTCCTTCGGGAGGATATGTGCGCGGGTACATATATGCAAAGTCCTTGGATGTTCAACCGGATTGCACTATTGAGTAG